The Kordia sp. SMS9 genome window below encodes:
- a CDS encoding tyrosine-type recombinase/integrase, with translation MRILELIKENEYEIEYDLKKLKQFSEPKIYTGKDDLSKRWYVYFSYRNPTTEKLERQPPIYGEANKLKTKTDRLAYLATIRKVLHQMLKKGYSPFEDAQTTDKRLLEKSKVASTKKQTRNSIKSQRQNYTVKEAMEFALSQKLPNWSKKTSSTFTGHYNKFMLWLKDNKLESLDINELKKRDVSLFLNTIKKTQTKKQKLNNNVPDVVSPKTRNNYKATLSILFSQLADDEIIPYNFVEKIKNVKSKPKKNKAFSKEQIIAIREYLDKHDPYLRVFMQFMSYAFLRNIEVCRLKVKDIDLQAKRLYVRSKTSPLAIVPIIGELENVIKKMNLENFAPDDYLITRYKHPAEWGIDEIYKVNYFSAKFRKVRETLNLDNDYTLYSTRHTAATNLYNHLLSKGNSEEEALMKLMQITRHTSKAGLKNYLREIGATLPKDYGNMYSIEF, from the coding sequence ATGCGCATATTAGAGTTAATTAAAGAAAATGAATACGAAATTGAATACGATTTGAAAAAATTAAAACAATTTTCTGAACCAAAAATCTACACAGGTAAAGATGATCTTTCAAAGCGATGGTATGTCTATTTTTCGTATCGAAATCCAACAACGGAAAAGTTAGAAAGGCAACCTCCTATTTATGGTGAAGCCAATAAATTAAAAACAAAAACAGACAGACTAGCGTATTTAGCAACAATACGTAAAGTTCTGCATCAAATGCTTAAAAAAGGATACAGCCCGTTTGAAGATGCACAAACAACAGATAAGCGCTTACTAGAAAAATCAAAAGTTGCATCTACAAAAAAACAAACTAGGAATAGTATCAAAAGTCAGCGGCAAAATTATACGGTCAAAGAAGCAATGGAATTTGCACTTTCTCAAAAGCTACCAAATTGGTCAAAGAAGACATCTTCTACTTTTACAGGACATTATAATAAGTTCATGCTATGGCTTAAAGACAACAAATTAGAAAGTCTTGATATCAATGAATTGAAGAAACGAGACGTAAGTCTGTTTTTAAATACCATAAAAAAAACACAAACTAAAAAACAGAAACTTAACAATAATGTACCCGATGTAGTTTCTCCTAAAACTAGAAATAACTACAAAGCAACTTTGTCTATTCTATTCTCACAATTAGCAGATGATGAGATTATTCCATATAATTTTGTAGAGAAGATAAAGAATGTAAAAAGCAAGCCTAAAAAGAACAAAGCGTTTTCTAAAGAACAGATCATCGCTATCAGAGAATACCTTGATAAACACGATCCGTACCTACGCGTATTTATGCAATTTATGTCGTATGCTTTTTTGCGAAATATTGAAGTGTGTAGACTTAAAGTAAAAGATATTGATTTACAAGCGAAACGACTTTATGTACGTTCTAAAACATCACCTTTGGCTATAGTACCGATAATTGGTGAACTAGAAAATGTCATTAAAAAGATGAATCTTGAAAACTTTGCTCCCGATGATTATCTTATAACTCGTTACAAGCATCCTGCTGAGTGGGGTATTGATGAAATTTATAAAGTCAATTATTTTTCAGCTAAATTTAGAAAAGTGAGGGAAACTCTAAACTTGGACAATGATTACACTCTTTATTCTACAAGACATACCGCAGCTACCAACCTTTACAACCATTTATTGTCCAAGGGAAATTCTGAAGAAGAAGCACTGATGAAACTCATGCAGATTACGCGCCATACATCAAAAGCAGGGTTAAAGAATTACTTACGCGAGATTGGTGCGACACTTCCAAAAGATTATGGAAATATGTACAGCATTGAATTTTAA